AGACCCAAGGAGCATATTGAAGCGGGGAAGAGTTACGCAATTTCACAGTTGATTGAATCAATGATAAAATATTCCGACAATGAAGCAACTAATCTTTTGTTTCAAAATATGGATCCGCAAAACTTGAGTTTAGTTTTTAATGACTTGGGAATAAATATGCCTGACATTTATGATTCAAACAATTCAATGTCAGTCAAAGACTATGCTTCTTTTTTTAGAATTTTATACAACGCTTCTTACTTGAACAGAAGCATGTCGGAAAAAGCGTTGAATCTTTTTTCAACAATTGAATATAAAAACGGACTTGTAGCCGGAACCCCGGAAGACATACTAGTTTCTCATAAATTCGGAGAAAGAGAATCTTTTTCTGAAGACAAGCAAGTTGTGAGGCAACTGCATGATTGCGGGATAGTATATCATCCCTACAGGCCTTATCTGATTTGTATTATGACCAAAGGAAAAGATTTTGAAAACTTGTCAAAAATTGTCTCCAATATTTCTAATATTGTGTTTGAGCAGGTTGACAGAAGATGAAATTATTTTATTGGGAAAAAATTACGAAATTATTGACAAAATCCATTTTTTGCTGTATAATGAAAATATAGTAGTGAAATAAAGCGGTTCTTCTGTGCTTGAAATAGGGGATTTCCTTTATAGAGAGGGTGTTAAAACCTTTTTTTTGTTGTTTAGCGTTGAATATATCCAATATATTTAATCTATGCAATCTATTCAATATATTCGCGCGAAAAAATAATCTAATGAAAACAATTATTAATATTAAAATATTATGAATAATCTCAGAGTCAAGGACATTGAGAAAATTGTAGATCGCGATCGCAACACGATTCTTCGCTGGGAAAGGGAAGGAAAAATTCCTCATCCCCAGAAGGATTCACGCGGATGGCGCGTTTACACAAGCGAAGATGTGAAGACCATCGTTAGTTTTGTGTCTTCAAGAAGCTGGAGCAACAGTCTCTGATGTTTTTATTTTTTGCGTATGGCATAAATAAGCATCAGAGCCAAGCTCCGGAGGTTTCTGATTGATCAAAAACAAAATAAAAGAAGAAATGAAAACAGAAAATAAAATATTCAAAAAAAGAAAAATAGAAAATCCCGACTTCCAGGGAAAATTTTTGTTTAGAAATTTGGATGATGTTTTCAGAAGTCCTATATGGGGGGAAAATGTTCTTGGAAAAACATATCAAAGAATTTTACTGTGGGAAAAAATATTAAGAAATTCTTTAAAAATAATTCGAAAATCAATTACGGTAGCCGGAAAAATTTCTGTCTATTCAATTGTTTTTGGAATTGCGCTGGCTCTTGTTTATTCGTTAATTCCCGGAGTGCTTTCTGCGCCTAAATTTATTTCTATTTCAAATAAAGCGGAGTTCGATCTGGGACAATTTTCTGGAGTAACTTCAGAAAATTCAACTGATTCAATTCAACTTAAGCCGGCCGGAAGTTGGAACGCGCGAGTTTGGACTCCGCCGGAAGATATTATTGCTTATGGGCATACTTCAGCAATGGTTGGAAATTACCTTTATGTCTTTCGCGGATACTCCGGAAACTCTTTTTGGAGATACGATACAGTCAACAATGCTTGGAGCAACTTGGCAGATCTTCCCCAGCCTTCATACTACGGAGCTGATATGGTTTACAATTCAAATTCCGGAAAAATTTATGCAATGTTCGGAGGATACTCGCAAAAATTTTACAGTTATGATATTGAGAACAACGAGTGGACGCAACTCAACGATCTTTTAGACACTCCATATTCGGGAGCATCATTGGCGTCTGACGGTAATAGCATATTTGCCATGAGAGGAAACGCGACAACTGATTTTTGGGAATATCAAATTGGAACGGGAAAGTGGAGGGGACGTGCGCCAATAACTTTAACAATCAGCACCGGAGGAAATTTGGTAAATGGGCGCGATGGAAATCTTTACGCTGTTCGAGGAGGCAACTCGATAAACTTTTATCGCTATAACATTTCAGCTAATCATTGGTATACGATAGCAGATGCCTCCTACGGCGGAGGAACTCTATCTTTAATTCCATCAAGCGGGTGCAGTAATGGTTCTTGCACAATGTACGGAGAACAAAAGGGAGTTTATTGGAATGGGTATTTATATTTTATGAGGTCGTACGGCTATATGGATTTTCTTAGATATCAGCTTTCAACCAATACTTGGGAAGTTTTAACTTCTGATCCGACTCCCCAAGCAGTTAATTATGGGTCGTTAACTTTTAATGAAACCGAAAATCTTATTTACGCTTTCAGAGGAAACGGAACGACGGATTTTT
The sequence above is a segment of the Parcubacteria group bacterium genome. Coding sequences within it:
- a CDS encoding serine hydrolase, with amino-acid sequence MLSRIEFKNKYFFGTVAVVSAMILFSIGFFVGKKNDTRGGGNNNEQSKEIRQSGYNFINPLLECEMGGDSPILRSSELEIKKTIQDEVIEKNPDVNISLYYRDLKNGPWFGINEQAGYSPASLLKVPLLIAYYKYAEQDPEIFEKIVLFDKPSPGFFQQVRPKEHIEAGKSYAISQLIESMIKYSDNEATNLLFQNMDPQNLSLVFNDLGINMPDIYDSNNSMSVKDYASFFRILYNASYLNRSMSEKALNLFSTIEYKNGLVAGTPEDILVSHKFGERESFSEDKQVVRQLHDCGIVYHPYRPYLICIMTKGKDFENLSKIVSNISNIVFEQVDRR
- a CDS encoding MerR family transcriptional regulator, translating into MNNLRVKDIEKIVDRDRNTILRWEREGKIPHPQKDSRGWRVYTSEDVKTIVSFVSSRSWSNSL